In Stieleria varia, one genomic interval encodes:
- a CDS encoding isochorismatase family cysteine hydrolase, with protein MIPETIGTITRWWLHRRFRPYRTYPSRQTAVLLVDVQKGLVPDSSRLMSSLLDLVALARRSDFCVVYSKFDAAAEQTFETRAHRLLKEAVKPVDGRDGIPDKLSPGPDDLVLSARSTFSAFKGTDLHEQLQRRGIEHLIIAGPLARISIDSSVRDGVQLGYHVTLIQEALSEDVGEISEYARSTLSRYAQSILSFQQFKKLTRR; from the coding sequence ATGATTCCTGAGACAATCGGTACCATTACCCGTTGGTGGTTGCACCGACGTTTCCGCCCTTATCGAACCTATCCGTCGCGCCAGACGGCGGTCTTGCTGGTCGATGTGCAGAAGGGGCTTGTACCCGACTCCAGCCGATTGATGTCGTCGCTTCTGGATCTAGTCGCGTTGGCGCGACGATCCGATTTTTGCGTTGTCTACAGCAAGTTCGACGCCGCAGCGGAGCAGACGTTCGAGACTCGCGCCCATCGGTTGCTTAAAGAGGCTGTGAAACCGGTCGATGGCCGTGACGGCATCCCCGACAAGTTGTCGCCTGGCCCTGATGATCTGGTGCTTTCAGCACGCAGCACGTTCAGCGCGTTCAAGGGCACGGACCTACATGAACAGCTTCAAAGGCGAGGAATCGAACATCTAATCATCGCCGGTCCGCTGGCTCGCATCTCGATCGACTCAAGCGTCAGGGATGGCGTCCAACTGGGCTATCACGTGACGCTCATCCAAGAAGCGCTAAGCGAAGACGTCGGAGAGATCTCCGAATACGCTAGAAGCACGTTGTCGCGGTATGCACAATCTATTTTGAGCTTCCAGCAATTCAAAAAACTCACGCGACGATAA
- a CDS encoding winged helix-turn-helix transcriptional regulator: MSPNENRSDCPVASALDLLGDRWTLLIVRDIVLGQRFAYTEIGADEGIATNVLSNRLERLVCAEVIEQFQHPTDKRRRAYLPTEKGISLVRVLVELLVWGDAHTSATSGAEFAAAIRKDRETMIAHLEAKARQSVEEFHNQQ; the protein is encoded by the coding sequence GTGTCTCCGAATGAAAATCGATCAGATTGTCCAGTGGCAAGTGCGCTCGACCTACTCGGTGACCGCTGGACGCTGCTAATCGTCCGCGACATCGTATTGGGTCAACGTTTCGCTTACACCGAGATCGGGGCCGACGAAGGAATCGCGACCAACGTGCTTTCCAATCGACTCGAAAGACTGGTATGCGCCGAAGTCATCGAGCAATTCCAGCACCCTACAGACAAACGAAGACGAGCTTACCTTCCCACGGAAAAGGGCATCTCGCTGGTTCGCGTACTGGTCGAGTTGCTGGTTTGGGGCGACGCGCACACTTCAGCCACTAGTGGAGCCGAATTTGCGGCGGCCATCCGGAAGGATCGAGAAACGATGATTGCGCACCTAGAAGCCAAAGCACGTCAGAGTGTCGAAGAATTCCACAATCAGCAATAA
- a CDS encoding SDR family oxidoreductase, with protein MKINEKSIVITGGSSGIGLQMAKKFGEIGADVVITGRNQSTLDQAASGMTCVTPFVCDVTNDEQVVSLRDFMDGRGGTDVLINNAGVMDFFDVTQGHPLEKQLAEIAIDAAGPVRLVHHFLPGLLKRPSIIVNVSSGLAYVPFAAAPVYCGCKAFLHSYTQCLRTQLAGTSVRVVELLPPVVDTPLAATLDHSFSKMPPEKLVASLISGLERGRDEIAPGQSAQLRWLSRLAPGFIYGQLNKSYKAARRSPP; from the coding sequence ATGAAAATCAACGAGAAAAGTATCGTCATCACGGGTGGCAGTTCTGGAATTGGTCTTCAGATGGCCAAAAAGTTCGGGGAAATTGGGGCCGACGTGGTGATCACGGGACGGAATCAATCGACGCTCGATCAAGCGGCATCCGGAATGACTTGCGTTACTCCGTTCGTTTGCGACGTCACCAACGACGAGCAAGTTGTCTCGCTTCGCGATTTCATGGACGGGCGCGGTGGTACCGACGTTCTAATCAACAATGCGGGGGTGATGGACTTCTTCGACGTTACTCAGGGCCATCCCTTGGAAAAGCAGCTCGCCGAGATCGCGATTGATGCCGCCGGCCCAGTACGTTTAGTGCATCACTTCCTGCCGGGGCTACTCAAACGCCCGTCGATCATCGTCAATGTCAGCTCGGGCTTGGCTTACGTCCCCTTCGCGGCGGCACCTGTCTACTGCGGGTGCAAGGCGTTCCTTCATTCATACACGCAGTGTTTGAGGACGCAGCTTGCTGGGACATCGGTACGAGTGGTCGAGTTGCTGCCTCCCGTCGTCGATACGCCGCTGGCGGCAACTCTCGACCACTCGTTTTCAAAAATGCCGCCCGAGAAACTTGTGGCGTCTCTCATCAGCGGTCTTGAGCGAGGGCGTGACGAGATCGCGCCTGGTCAGTCAGCGCAACTGAGATGGCTCAGTCGACTCGCTCCAGGGTTCATCTATGGGCAGCTCAACAAGAGTTACAAGGCGGCACGGCGGTCTCCGCCGTGA